The Helicoverpa armigera isolate CAAS_96S chromosome 5, ASM3070526v1, whole genome shotgun sequence sequence caacaaaaatggttatattttCTGTGAAAGATGTGCTAAAACATTGAAGGGAAAAtcataattatacttttttaataGGGCTAATGAAGTGTAAAATTGCCGATCAATTGCTAATGTATAACCTGGTAAAACACTCTTGTACAAAGAGCTTACTGAATATGCACCAATCCCAAAACTCctaaatttgaaataaaagtagatttttttcttttaaaactagCTTTATTAAAAAGGAGATATCAAGGTGTGtacatcttaaaatatttttgtaaatccGGTAAACTCTCGATAGCATCACGCTACTTTACGTATCATAGatctacaataattattttattataaagttaaaagtataTTGAACTGTCCAAACACCGGGAAAATAGAGAACAACCACAAATAGTCACTAGTCTGCAACATACACACACCAATACCTCATCCATTATTTTCTAGTTAAGACTCCTAGCTTTTGGGAATGGATTTTGTTTCTGAATCGTTACCTCATTTCATCGGGAATGCCTTCGCTGACGTAATAATGCATCCAACTTACCTTAAATATACTTAAACATACTTGTAGTATGGTGTAGTACTTGTTACagtagttttaaattatatatgtaggtacgtacacatagcataattttgtgtaaacaataTTTCGTTTCCATTAGGTATCGAGACCTGTAGAGtccatataaatatttgatgcGCTACAGCTACGTGAAAATTTTAGTTTCGTCATAAATCTCTGAATAGTGTTGAAGAAGTTAATAATCATAATAGGCTCCAACCTTTAGTTACATTTGAGGAATTTATAGTAAACAGGAGGATTGCCTTAGTTTCAGTAGTCACAATCAATTATATCATTTGATTTTTACTGTCCATAACTCCATGCCTTGTGAGACagcgtaaaatataaaaaatattgttaaaaaggTGCAAACCGAATCAAAGAAAGTCTGAACAAAATCGTGTGACAATTCGGGCATAAACTTAGAGAATgatgtattaatatttatgaatgtagagatttatttatgaatttacatTAAGAAGGAAAATGAAGACATCAAACCGAGCGGCAGCCTTGACTCTTCTTCTCAGGCCTGAAAACACATCGGgctggatttttttttactaaagattaaaaacaaaatggtcgCTCACACATACATGAACCGAGTTTACAGTTTGGTCATATATGCCAGTTGACATTTACATGACTTGTAGGTTCACGTAAAGAATGGTGACGTCGTTGTTCGCAGGTACTGTCTCTGGGCGCGACGGGCGGCCACAAGGGAACCACGCAGCCTTCTCACCCCTGCACTATTCTCCACCATTCTCCTTACAAGGTAACACTCGCCTCTATGTAAATCTATGCATACGAATAACATAGTATATGTTAATAACAGTGGTTACTTTATTTTTTCACTTACTTTAATGTCTCTACACAAATTGTAGGCAATTATTTGGCTACGATGTAACATTTAAATTGTTCGTATTGTAGTTTGCACATAAGAAAAGTATAAGTTATGTTCGTCGCATTGACCTCGCTCTAAAACCCGACACAGTCGACACGCAACACGCTACAATTCCGAAtagtttgttgtaaaatatttaaattgagcGCTGAATTCTACTAAATTTGCACGAATTTATATTACAGGCCGCTTGGGATTGGTTGATCCTAATATTGGTGATATACACGGCGATATTTACTCCTTACGTGGCCGCCTTTCAACTAAATGAGCCCGACTTCGACAAACGTTCCCGCAGCTTCGGCGAAGACCCCATAGTTGTCATCGACATGATCGGTAATAATGATACTGATTTTATAGGTTACAATCTACCTTACCGTACCTTTGATTTCTCTTTTTTGGTGGCTATACTAAAGTGGATGAACATAGCTAAAAACAATGTTTGACACATTCACATCAAATTCTAATCGTTGTTCGTGTCTCATTCAAATAAAGTACTACAATTGCACACTGTATGATTATATATCATGCGACGTATTTACATACCtgaataaatgtaaattatgacAATAAAACCTAACAATGAACGTTTTGTTTTCCAGTGGACGTAACCTTCATAATAGACATCCTGATAAACTTCCGCACCACGTATGTTAACGTAGCCGACGAAGTGGAGTCGGACCCTGCTAAGATCGCCATGCACTACTTACGGGGCTGGTTCCTTATCGACCTCGTCGCAGCCATCCCGTTCGATCTCCTGCTCTTCGGCACCGACACCGACGAAGTGAGCTGCTTTACCCACCTACATACACAACATTATTGGTTTCATTTCACATACGATAcctacacaaaattaaatttagaattaGACAACAAAAGGAATGGCTGAATAGAAGACAAAAACACCAACGGCCTTACCGTGATTCGCAAACTCGTATCTATCGATAGTCGCGGCTCACTCGCCAAACAACGAGAATCGATTCAAATCGTTTTTGGAGCGTGAACGAAGTAAGTTTGCATTTCACGGTGGATATCCAGACGATCAGTTGTCCGAAACAGTGTCACAGTCCTAGGAATCCCGAACTTAATGCAATGAGAGTTCACAAAACATCAATGCAGCTCAACTCGtatattataagaaaataacacAGTGGTCACAACTGGAGGCCATACAGTACAACAAGATTAGGGTGGCGAAGCACGATACATTCCGCATTGTGAAGGGTCATAAGAATATGAAAGCGAACTAGGTCAAGTTAGGGTTGCACGATAAACATTTCAAGACGAAACAATAAGTACTTAGACATTATTTGAGCAGTCAAAGCTTATTTTGTTCGGGATGAACGGTTCTTTCGGACAAATGAAGTTTGGTTATTTTCTAGCGAATCACGTAGTTGTGGAATGCAGTCAATGCAACTGTCACTATCGATTAGGTTACCACAGCCGATCATTAAAAGATCCCACTTTATATATATTGAATCAAGTACATagctatttttgtaaattattttaaaaacaatcaaaCTGTGTAAAACCGACTAAAATCATTTATCATCCAGTATGTTTTGTTCGTAAGCAGAGttgatttgtgattttattttgattttgaacaaGTACTTATTACCTGTTGATTTTGTTGACGATTAGCAACCTATCgtgatttattttatcatttgtcAAATAGTCACGTTGTGGAGAATGCCCGAAGGTGGGTGCGTATTGAATTTGTAATACCATTTCTTGTTACAGCAGGGGCTGGAAAGTGATGAGGTATACCATCTTTGTGAACTATTTTTATGTTGCTGCCactcaattttattatatttttagttgacatattttattcattaatttccACTAGCCATTTTGAATCCACTAAGTGAATGCGTTAATGGAAGATATGGACGCTTCCCATGAGCAAAATGTCAATCATTACTTGTCGTACACCGATCCCGACATGTACCGAAGCTCACTAGTTGTGTCATGAGCTTGTGCCGCAGGATAGCGACTACCAACATGGCTAGATCCGACCGGGACCTCGCTCTGCGTAGCGTTTCTTTGATTCATGTGACAATATACGTAACGCTCGTGCTCGCTCCTGGCAACTGAATCCTAGCTTCAACGAGCCGAGTTCGTGTAGCATTATAACATGGTGGAGTTAGTTGCGTATGAGTAACAGAAAaagattcatattttatttatatttgagcaTAATACTTTAGCTTTCTTAGCACGTACGACTTAAACAGTATACTTAGATTTGTAATGCATATTTACTTGCATAACTGACATAGTtgacaaacttatttatacGTACTGTCTAGTACCACTAACTAGATTTACTAAAATAGTTTAACGAATGGAATTACAATAGAAGCCATGAAGTAGGTGAATAGTTAGAAGTTGGAAAGgagtaataaatacataattgtcATGCGGGTTTGATTTCATCGCGATAATACATCGGTGGAACATTTTCATTGgcttttcttagtaaaagtacGTACAAGAGTCACGATATGCACAGAGCTTGGTAGCAATTACGCTCACACTTCCCAGACTTTATGTACCGATCAATAAATCGCCTTTATTCACGACAAGAAGCACCAAGTTATAGTGTCAGTCCCGAACTTACATAACTACTTGAAGCACCCACCTTACATCAAGCAATATATCAATATATTGATGTACTATACTGTATCCGCCACTGATCTGTATACCCACTTTGATTTATTTGCTCATCGTAATTTGTGTTTGTTAATATTTACCAATTGGTTTAAATGAACATctacattgttatttatttttcttacatacataaggattacctattttatttttaaatttcaataaattgttttgaaacgattttatttattttgttttcctttttttccAAATCCAAACCtaataaaactaaatcaaaTCTAAAACTACCCGCAGTGCACGGTTCAAACTGAGAACCCATGAGAGATGGGCGGTACGTTTCAAAACTTATAATTTGAGTCACTGAAAGTCATCGACAACCGGCATCAGCTTCACAGACAATGCTTCCCATGATAAATACAGCACAGAATGACCACACGTGTGAATTATTAAACCAACTAACATTaggtattacttaaataattatcatttaaacaaCAATCTAAACTTGCCTCAAATCCATGTGTGTTTTCAATATCCAGTCACCGAATAAAAGTTTCGaataagaatttaaattaattgcatCTACATAAATAAGTTGTTTTCTAAATTGATTTATAGCATTAtcttaataagtaattaagttGAAAGTAGACGTTACTGTGTAGGTAACTTATTATGTAtcttatatttaatattatacctTTTTACTGTGGTACATAATCTTACATTCGTCGAAAAAAGTTGATAATTTTAGGTAAGTCCTCAAAATCTCTAAGCAGGTTGAATCTAAAACTTTTTGCCAAGCGTTTTTAAAATGCACCGAGTTTTTATAAGAATTACTAATCTTTGtatatatttcaaattattgtaCTCGCTTAAAATGTTAAAGTCACACGAGCATACATTCACAATTGAACAACATGGTTGTAGGCACTATGATCAGTAACTGTAGAGGGACTATGTAATTGACAATGAAGTAAAACCAGTAATCAAACAGTATTGTGCACCGCATTATGTACGAAGCCAgctaattttatagttttaaaacaatcgCTTTTAATTCTgcaaactacatacatataatatctaAGTTTGAGCTCAGCAGCATTCATCGGCCAGTTTTGCTTTGTTAGCGTGGTTTTCGCTGCGAGGCCTCGTTGATGCTATTTAGTTTTAAGCGAACGTTTCATATAACGCTTGAGTTGGGTTTGCGGCTAAGTTGCGTTGCACCAGCGGCTGAGGAACGTTCTGAGGTGTGGTTGTGGTGCTTGCAGACCACGACCCTCATCGGTCTGCTGAAGACGGCGCGACTGCTGAGGCTCGTGCGCGTCGCACGCAAAATTGACCGATACTCCGAATACGGCACCGCTGTACTGCTTCTACTTATGGCCACTTTTGTCCTTATCGCTCATTGGTTGGCCTGCTTATGGTGAGTTGTAACATTACCCCGAAAATTATCTTGTTCtttattatgattaagttaaATTTAATGTATATGTCTATACACTACTTACTAATACACACACGCAATACTTGACATTTTATTATACGAAGCTCGGTCAAACAAATCCACAGCGCAGcggtattaattataattaactagtACTAAGTACTATAGCAGACACTTATATTCTCAGGTACGCTATCGGCAGTTGGGAACGGCCTCAGCTTCACGCGCCCATAGGATGGCTGGACGCACTCGCTAACGATGTCCAAGCTTCCTATGACAACTCCACCGGTCCATCTATGAGGTAATACATACCAATAATCTTCACAATAATCTATGAGGACGTTCAATAACATAAACTGTTGTATTTCAGGTCTAGATATATAACCGCTTTATATTTCACGTGCACGTCGCTTACAAGCGTTGGTTTTGGAAATGTTGCGCCGAACACTGATATGGAGAAAGGGTTCACGATATTTGTTATGCTAGTTGGATGTAAGTACTACTCAATTAATaagttattgttatatttattggcAAGGTGAGGTGATATCTCAGCCATCTAAAATTTTGGATCCACTTTCTTTCTTTGAACGTTCTAAACTGACATGttcaaaagttactttttgAAAGTTCTCTAATAGAACAGTCACTATGATAAGGAACcaatatattaaataactcttttttatataaaatactttcttatttaaagttattaataacatgaaaattagaaaaaaattaagcattgcttCATAAGTATTTTCTCGTTCCAGCTCTTATGTATGCCAGTATCTTCGGTAATGTATCGGCCATTATCCAAAGATTATATTCGGGAACGGCTCGTTATCATACACAGATATTGAGAGTGCGGGAATTTATTCGGTTTCACCAGGTAAGAGAGTCTATTTTATCTGAGATAATATAAGCTATGCAACTCTTTGCTTTTATGAAATGGACAGGCACATATGAAAACACATTAAAGCAGTAAAATTGAAACACAATCTTGATTAtcaagtattccaaattcaaattatatCTTTTGGTAAAGCATTGTTTTTCCCTCTACAATAATTTAGTTTGAATGCCTAATTTGCCGTATTTCAGATAACGAACCCCTTAAGACAAAGACTGGAGGAATATTTCCAACACGCTTGGAGTTACACGAACGGAATCGATACGTCCAGCTTACTCAAAGGATTCCCGGAGTGCCTCCAAGCAGACATCTGTCTTCATCTCAACAGAAACTTACTCGCTAATTGCTCAGCTTTTGATGGTGCTAGTCCAGGTTGCTTAAGGTAAATGCCGTTTAATTcgcaaaatacttattatttgaaCTGATATCTCCACTGCCTCAATCAAAGATATACATACTTTTCTCTTAGAAGTACAGATATGTCAAGAGAGCAAATGAAATCAAACGCTTccaattttcaattattttcaacaggcttcccaaaaaggaagaggttttAAATTCATCGGGATATTAGAGGCACTGCTTTTATTTAATGTCATTATCTTTACACATCAATTTTAATTCTGTCTCGCGGAATTATCGCTACATactttttcctaacattttatgtcATGGATTTTCGCAAAGTAAGTCCTGATTCTGAGGACTTTGCACTATGTTTCTTTGTCCAGAGCCCTATCGCTGAGGTTCAAGACGACGCACGCGCCGCCCGGCGAGACGCTGGTGCATCGCGGAGACGTTCTCACCTCCCTCTACTTCATATCCAGAGGCTCTATAGAAATACTGAAGGATGATATTGTTATGGCTATATTAGGTAAgttgacaaacaaacaataccaAACTCCTATCAGAAAGGAAACAGACAAGTTTACTAATGATGTGTccgagaaataaaaaataaggaacaATGTACAGCCAGAACTAAATCATATAAAATTTGAGTAGACATTGAGCAGACACCAAGCCTGGCATAATAAGCCCCGACCTACAGCCAGTTAGCATAGAACTGTATTTAATACGAACACAATAATTCTTCGACTTCGCATTTCAGGGACAATTTAGAAGATTACTAAATGcaccttcatttatttatttaaagaaacataAATCTATATCTGCgttaaagaaacttaaaactaataacggCCGTCGAAAAATTGGTCCGCATCGCTGTCACCCGGCAATGTACCCAATAAGCTGGCGgtattgccacgttggatgtcAATGCTTAAACGTAACACAATTGTATTCGTGTAGGTAAGGATGACATATTCGGCGAGAACCCGTGCATATACGGCACGGTGGGGCGCAGCAACTGCCGCGTGCGCGCGCTCACCTACTGCGACCTGCACCGCGTGCACCGCGACGACCTGCTCGACGTGCTCGACTTCTACCCCGAGTTCCGCTCCTCCTTCGTCAATAACCTCGAAATTACATACAACATGAGAGACGTGAGTACCGCCCCAAGTTTTCATAGAAGAGTTTCAGAAATAtatccaaatattttgaatcAGTTAGTTCTCGATACTAAATCAAAAGTCAATCGTGAATAATGGAAAACCaacattcaaacaaatattGATAAAGCTAAACTAATCTCTTCAAAAAAATTCATATACATAAGGACAAAAAATACTCCCATACAAATGTAGCAATTCCAGCTACGAGTCTACGAGCGTAGCACGCCTACGACGGCGTAGACCTTCGTagccaaagattttttttatgaaatccaTTAAGTATATTCTAATCAATGTGCTATTTTTGATCCTTGCAGGAAGAACTAGGAGGTATCGAACCAAAACGTCGCATGCGCTACGAGAACCCTTGTGACGCGCGTTTGCTACGGGAAGCCTACGCGCGAACTACGCGCCGGCCGCACACTGAAACCTTTGCTGAGAAAGTGGTGAGGGCGCATTTAATATCTAACACGTGTCTTTGTAGACTatacatattcaaaaaatatcgtAGCAAATGAATTACTACTACCTACTAACATTGTAAATGGAAAAATAAGATGTTCCTCAAAAGACATAACTTTGTCGTTCTGATTTCAGGACTCACAATGCAGCGACGACGACACCGAGTCTCCTGCGAGCCGCGGCATCCTGGAGTTCTCGGCGGACAAGGCGGGCCAGGACGTCACCCCCCTCAACTTCAACTTCAGCAAGCAGCGCTCCACCACGCTCAACTCCATCACCGGTAAGTCCATACTCACGCCGATGGAATGAAccgactttttttaaatattctgacCGTACGCCACAATCGCCCGTGCGCAAAGTTCTGTTCTAAAGTCACTGACTCCACGGGTGGCATGTCGTGGCAATCCTTCCTCTCTATTCATAGAGTAGATGTCCTACACATAGTAAATGGATGACCGATATGCATTTCCCTCCGCCATGTTTAAGTCTCTTCTTTAATCTAATACCTTGATAATGCGTTACGatttcgattttttatttttattttattcggttAGGGAATATTTTTGCCTTGGGgaagttatattttaataatttaaatcacttatttatattttgcaaaaagttTTCATATGTTCGTTCTACAAATTTTTGTGCACAGTTCgtactttaattgttttttaactttttgcaaaattaatacaaattttaaactaaaaagaaaaaacaatgttttataatCAATCAATTTGGACTCAATGTATAAAAAGgaatctgatatattttttaaaataatagcgactaataaaatttgatttaattagGGCAGCATGTGTTACGCttgtttccttatttatttatattggtatTGAGTGGTGACGTGGGAGGGGATGCGGTGTGGCTAACACTTGTAGTATCGGCACGTATCTCAAGCCGCGTCTCCCGCACACCCCGCACCCCCGGTACCGCCCGCCCCGCTCTGAGCGCGGCCCTTGTGTGCAGGCATGCTAGCGCAACTTAAACGGAGCTTCCCAGACCTCTACCATCATAAAACACATCAGCCACTGCACAACAAGTACTGTAAGTATGCATATTATACTACTTTATAGTGCATGTATCAACATTCAGCAATGGTTTATAAATACAATTAGTTACATTCATAAACTGGTTGATCGGTTTCCATGTAAAATATTCATCTGTAAGATATGGGCACGTAACCGGCAACCAGAGCTGACGCGTTTAAATtcagtaataattaatttcttaaacATATTTGTCATAACACAACAACAGGAGATATAATTTCAATAGTAATTATAAGCTTAACATCAAACTATGTACATAAATGTAAAGGCAATTAGAAATATAATTCAGCCTTCTATCTAGCCTTAAACTCATTTCTCATACCCACTAGGGAAGTAACTAAACACATTCATCGAATAACGTTATGCCCGGAGacagaaatacataaatatgaatTCCTATACACGTGTCTAATTTCCAGCCCAATCCACGCCTCAAACGTATAGAAGTCGTGCGGGGGTACGACGGCAGTCGTCTGTGGGCCCACTGAACGACACGTCGCCGCTGACGGGGTGCGCCACGGCGGGCGAGCCGGCCGTGAGCACGCCGGCGCACAGCGCCACGCTGCCCGTGTCCAGCCTCAGCACCAACCCCAGCTCGTACTACACCAACGCGTCGCcgtcgccgcccgccgcgcccgcgcaccAGCACGTGTCGTGCGACGACATCCTGGCGCCcagcgcgcccgccgccgcgcgcaCGCCGTCCTGCCGCTCCGCGCCGCACTCCGCCGTCAACCTGCACCAGCCCGCCTGCTCCGGCCGCCCAGCCGCGCTCGCTCTGTCTCACGACAAGGCACAAAATGCTGCAACCGCACAGGTCCGTCACAAACACAACTtttgaaaacaaacaatctaATGGTTATTATGTTCGTCTCAACTAAAACTACCTGGGTTACAGGATACTATGTCACCACAGTACCAAAACGTAGGAGCCGCTGCGACAGCAGCTTCGGTGGCGACCGTACTTACAAGACTGGAAGAGTTAAGTCGTCGTGTAGCCGTACTTGAGACCGGACTCACAGCAGACGTGCGTCGTATCCTGCAGTTACTGCAGGCGCGTGAGGGCACGGCACACCACAATGCGCAGCCAGCGCACACCCCGTCTACAGTGCTGCCCAAAGCCTCACTCTCGGTGCCTCAGACGAATGAGGTAATACTTGCACTGTGCAAAAATCCCTGAACGTCAGTTAAATGATCCGACAATAACATTTAGTTCTGTTACCAGTGGGAGTGGAACTGGAACGGAGAGCgggagcgcgagcgcggcgggcggTACGGACGCAGCGAGCGCGGCGACCGCACGCCGGGCGTGCAGCGCTCGGCGTCGGAGCCGCACGCGCCGCTGCCGCCGGccctgccgccgccgccgcactcGCACTCGTTCTACAGGTAGTGTGAGGCGGGCGAGACGAGCGCTCCCCGCTCCCGGCCGTCGACGCGCTCGCTCGCCGAGTCGGCGTCGTGCGGCTCGCTGGCGGGCTCGCCGGGCGCGGAGGCGGCCGCGCCCGGCGGCACGCGCCCGTCCCTGCCGCGCGCGCGCTTCCACTTCTGCCGGCGCATCGCGCGCTGCCGGCACGACGACGTCCGGGGCTTCCTCTGACGCGGCCCTCACCCGACGCATGGACCAATTTTGTACTTCCGTTAACGCCTAAATAAACACGTCCTCGCGATCTCGCGAGCGGGCGGCCTCTCCCGCCCGTGCCGAGTCCATTTGTAATAAATTTCAATAATGTTCGCTTTAGTAAAACTTTAAGATTGTCCAGCGAGCCGGATTCGGTTAAATTCGACGAAGAGACACGAAGCCGTTTCACATTATTATGGTAGTGTACGACTACACGAGTGGTTAGAAATGCAATAAGTGGTGGATATATTGGGtgctttaattttatgtatgtaatttacaGGCTTTTAAGAGAAGTAAATTTTTACATGATGTATTACGTATGGGTATGTGTACAATAGCACTATCTGGCCGTATTTATCATCAACCCTTCCGGTTCATATGTTTAAGTTAATGAAACCAAATATTATCCAAATTGACTTATTAATGTATCTACGTAATTATTCTATTCTAGACTTCAGCTAATTCAGAATGAGGCTTATAAGACTGAGAGACTACGTAATACCGTGAACTGTATTTCCAGAAGCGAGTACCTAAACGATAAACGCTTTCTACCCGTCCTTGCTCCTTGCCTTTACATAGTAGCTAGGTAATGTGTAACACTACTGTGAACGACATACGAACTGCTCCTTGTGGAAGTGCGTTTCTGAGGTTTCACCCGACACACGTGCACACACATTAGTTGCCGCATTGTCTTCAATGAAGCATAACACATCAATGTTTTATCAAACTATTTTCTATTTGTTGTATTCGTTTCTGAAAGTGTGTATGACCAACAGGCGTAACGTACTTCGCGATCTGACGACGAGTGATTACGAACATTACATTCAACTCTGATTAGGTACTTAATGTTGAAGATTTTGTCTCCTTTTTCACTTTAAGTTATGTAATACTATAATTGTGGCTCAAAGTATTAACTTTATGTTGTAATGTGTATCCTAGTTACGGAGTAAGAGATTTCGCCAATATATCATTATAAGCAATAATAAAGCCCACCATATGTTTAGATGTACATCGTGATAATTACGTAAGTGGCCATGACATCCGATGTAAGGTGTACTGTATACAGGCTAGAGCTACGCAGTTGTCGCCTTTGGGATCCTCAAGTATACTTACTTATCGTTCTCGTTATCATCATATCGTACTGTGTCATATCATACAATCATTCCTTATTACATTAATGgtattaattatattgaattctaaacatattttattcagtgcaATGTTTTGCTGAATTTTATTCCTGCTAAGCTTACTGGTCAATTAGAATAAACGAATAATTCTATTTGTGGCACTATCGTTTTAGATGTGGTTTATATACCAAATTCCTCCT is a genomic window containing:
- the LOC110384402 gene encoding potassium voltage-gated channel unc-103 isoform X3 — its product is MEERGPPDVPLIVSPPCAGAGGAALTTSRRAASARGSRDDPPPSTWRSSVRVRDTGFRGSRKSVVRLEPPCNGLNGLPAIGKEVLSLGATGGHKGTTQPSHPCTILHHSPYKAAWDWLILILVIYTAIFTPYVAAFQLNEPDFDKRSRSFGEDPIVVIDMIVDVTFIIDILINFRTTYVNVADEVESDPAKIAMHYLRGWFLIDLVAAIPFDLLLFGTDTDEQGLESDETTTLIGLLKTARLLRLVRVARKIDRYSEYGTAVLLLLMATFVLIAHWLACLWYAIGSWERPQLHAPIGWLDALANDVQASYDNSTGPSMRSRYITALYFTCTSLTSVGFGNVAPNTDMEKGFTIFVMLVGSLMYASIFGNVSAIIQRLYSGTARYHTQILRVREFIRFHQITNPLRQRLEEYFQHAWSYTNGIDTSSLLKGFPECLQADICLHLNRNLLANCSAFDGASPGCLRALSLRFKTTHAPPGETLVHRGDVLTSLYFISRGSIEILKDDIVMAILGKDDIFGENPCIYGTVGRSNCRVRALTYCDLHRVHRDDLLDVLDFYPEFRSSFVNNLEITYNMRDEELGGIEPKRRMRYENPCDARLLREAYARTTRRPHTETFAEKVDSQCSDDDTESPASRGILEFSADKAGQDVTPLNFNFSKQRSTTLNSITAQSTPQTYRSRAGVRRQSSVGPLNDTSPLTGCATAGEPAVSTPAHSATLPVSSLSTNPSSYYTNASPSPPAAPAHQHVSCDDILAPSAPAAARTPSCRSAPHSAVNLHQPACSGRPAALALSHDKAQNAATAQDTMSPQYQNVGAAATAASVATVLTRLEELSRRVAVLETGLTADVRRILQLLQAREGTAHHNAQPAHTPSTVLPKASLSVPQTNEWEWNWNGERERERGGRYGRSERGDRTPGVQRSASEPHAPLPPALPPPPHSHSFYR
- the LOC110384402 gene encoding potassium voltage-gated channel unc-103 isoform X2, whose product is MEERGPPDVPLIVSPPCAGAGGAALTTSRRAASARGSRDDPPPSTWRSSVRVRDTGFRGSRKSVVRLEPPCNGLNGLPAIGKEVLSLGATGGHKGTTQPSHPCTILHHSPYKAAWDWLILILVIYTAIFTPYVAAFQLNEPDFDKRSRSFGEDPIVVIDMIVDVTFIIDILINFRTTYVNVADEVESDPAKIAMHYLRGWFLIDLVAAIPFDLLLFGTDTDETTTLIGLLKTARLLRLVRVARKIDRYSEYGTAVLLLLMATFVLIAHWLACLWYAIGSWERPQLHAPIGWLDALANDVQASYDNSTGPSMRSRYITALYFTCTSLTSVGFGNVAPNTDMEKGFTIFVMLVGSLMYASIFGNVSAIIQRLYSGTARYHTQILRVREFIRFHQITNPLRQRLEEYFQHAWSYTNGIDTSSLLKGFPECLQADICLHLNRNLLANCSAFDGASPGCLRALSLRFKTTHAPPGETLVHRGDVLTSLYFISRGSIEILKDDIVMAILGKDDIFGENPCIYGTVGRSNCRVRALTYCDLHRVHRDDLLDVLDFYPEFRSSFVNNLEITYNMRDEELGGIEPKRRMRYENPCDARLLREAYARTTRRPHTETFAEKVDSQCSDDDTESPASRGILEFSADKAGQDVTPLNFNFSKQRSTTLNSITGMLAQLKRSFPDLYHHKTHQPLHNKYSQSTPQTYRSRAGVRRQSSVGPLNDTSPLTGCATAGEPAVSTPAHSATLPVSSLSTNPSSYYTNASPSPPAAPAHQHVSCDDILAPSAPAAARTPSCRSAPHSAVNLHQPACSGRPAALALSHDKAQNAATAQDTMSPQYQNVGAAATAASVATVLTRLEELSRRVAVLETGLTADVRRILQLLQAREGTAHHNAQPAHTPSTVLPKASLSVPQTNEWEWNWNGERERERGGRYGRSERGDRTPGVQRSASEPHAPLPPALPPPPHSHSFYR
- the LOC110384402 gene encoding potassium voltage-gated channel unc-103 isoform X4, translating into MEERGPPDVPLIVSPPCAGAGGAALTTSRRAASARGSRDDPPPSTWRSSVRVRDTGFRGSRKSVVRLEPPCNGLNGLPAIGKEVLSLGATGGHKGTTQPSHPCTILHHSPYKAAWDWLILILVIYTAIFTPYVAAFQLNEPDFDKRSRSFGEDPIVVIDMIVDVTFIIDILINFRTTYVNVADEVESDPAKIAMHYLRGWFLIDLVAAIPFDLLLFGTDTDETTTLIGLLKTARLLRLVRVARKIDRYSEYGTAVLLLLMATFVLIAHWLACLWYAIGSWERPQLHAPIGWLDALANDVQASYDNSTGPSMRSRYITALYFTCTSLTSVGFGNVAPNTDMEKGFTIFVMLVGSLMYASIFGNVSAIIQRLYSGTARYHTQILRVREFIRFHQITNPLRQRLEEYFQHAWSYTNGIDTSSLLKGFPECLQADICLHLNRNLLANCSAFDGASPGCLRALSLRFKTTHAPPGETLVHRGDVLTSLYFISRGSIEILKDDIVMAILGKDDIFGENPCIYGTVGRSNCRVRALTYCDLHRVHRDDLLDVLDFYPEFRSSFVNNLEITYNMRDEELGGIEPKRRMRYENPCDARLLREAYARTTRRPHTETFAEKVDSQCSDDDTESPASRGILEFSADKAGQDVTPLNFNFSKQRSTTLNSITAQSTPQTYRSRAGVRRQSSVGPLNDTSPLTGCATAGEPAVSTPAHSATLPVSSLSTNPSSYYTNASPSPPAAPAHQHVSCDDILAPSAPAAARTPSCRSAPHSAVNLHQPACSGRPAALALSHDKAQNAATAQDTMSPQYQNVGAAATAASVATVLTRLEELSRRVAVLETGLTADVRRILQLLQAREGTAHHNAQPAHTPSTVLPKASLSVPQTNEWEWNWNGERERERGGRYGRSERGDRTPGVQRSASEPHAPLPPALPPPPHSHSFYR